The Vitis vinifera cultivar Pinot Noir 40024 chromosome 1, ASM3070453v1 DNA segment GGTTCTCACCTTGAATTTCCATGGCGAGGAGTTGCCTGGTGATTCTTCCCTGCAGTTTGAGATGCTCAAGGTTCTGGTTATTGCAAATTGTCATCTGTCAGGTTCCATTCCCCATTGGCTGAGGAATAGCACCGGGTTGCAGTTGTTGGATTTGTCATGGAACCATTTGAATGGAACAATTCCCGAGTGGTTTGGGGATTTTGTGTTTCTGTTTTACTTGGACTTGTCAAACAACAGTTTTACAGGTGAGATCCCCAAGAACATCACTGGGTTACAGGGCCTCATCTCCAGGGAAATCTCAATGGAAGAGCCTTCATCAGATTTTCCCCTTTTTATAAAGAGAAATGTGAGTGGGAGAGGACTGCAGTATAATCAAGTTGGGAGCCTTCCTCCAACTCTGGACCTGAGTAATAACCATCTCACTGGGACAATCTGGCCGGAGTTTGGGAATCTGAAAAAGCTCAATGTTTTTGAATTGAAATGTAACAATTTTTCAGGAACCATTCCCAGTAGTTTATCAGGGATGACAAGCGTGGAGACTATGGATTTGTCCCATAACAATCTTTCGGGCACAATACCTGACTCACTGGTAGAGCTCAGCTTCCTGTCAAAGTTCAGTGTTGCATACAATCAACTCACTGGGAAAATCCCTTCAGGAGGCCAGTTTCAGACTTTCTCGAATTCAAGCTTTGAGGGAAATGCTGGTCTTTGTGGTGACCATGCTTCCCCTTGTCCATCTGATGATGCTGATGATCAAGTTCCTCTTGGATCCCCCCACGGCTCTAAGAGAAGCAAAGGTGTTATCATTGGAATGTCTGTCGGAATTGGATTTGGGACAACTTTTCTTCTAGCTCTTATGTGCTTGATTGTTTTGCGGACAACTCGCAGAGGAGAGGTTGATCCTGAAAAAGAGGAGGCTGATGCCAATGATAAAGAGTTGGAACAACTCGGATCGAGGTTAGTGGtacttttccaaaacaaggagaaCAATAAAGAGCTCTGCATTGATGACCTTTTAAAATCTACCAACAATTTTGATCAAGCAAACATCATTGGGTGTGGGGGATTCGGTCTGGTCTACAGAGCCACTCTTCCTGATGGTAGGAAGGTTGCAATCAAAAGGTTATCTGGTGATTGTGGTCAGATGGAGAGAGAATTTCAAGCTGAAGTTGAAGCCCTCTCAAGAGCTCAACATCCGAATCTTGTCCTCCTTCAAGGGTATTGTAAATACAAGAATGACAGGCTTCTAATTTATTCATACATGGAGAACAGCAGCTTGGATTACTGGCTACATGAGAAACTGGATGGACCATCCTCATTAGATTGGGATACAAGGCTTCAAATTGCTCAAGGGGCTGCAATGGGACTTGCATACTTGCATCAGTCATGTGAGCCCCATATCCTTCACCGAGATATTAAGTCCAGTAACATCCTTTTAGATGAGAAGTTTGAAGCCCACTTGGCTGATTTTGGTCTTGCAAGGCTCATTCTCCCCTATGACACCCATGTCACTACTGATCTCGTTGGAACACTAGGCTATATCCCACCTGAGTATGGCCAAGCTTCTGTTGCCACTTATAAGGGAGATGTTTACAGTTTTGGAGTTGTTCTTTTGGAGCTTCTTACTGGAAAGAGGCCAATGGATATGTGCAAACCAAGAGGATGTCGAGATTTGATCTCTTGGGTCATTCAgatgaagaaggagaagaggGAAAGTGAGGTTTTCGATCCATTCATATATGACAAGCAGCATGACAAGGAACTGTTGCGGGTTCTTGACATTGCTTGCCTTTGCTTAAGCGAGTGCCCTAAAATCAGACCTTCGACCGAACAGCTAGTTTCTTGGCTCAACAACATTCTTATGTAACTGTGGGGGAAATTTGTTCCATCataagagaatttttctctcaTGCCCATCACTATAGAAAGAAGCTCCATTGCAACTCACCAAAAATGTTGGTTTTTGTGTATCCCATGGGCGGTTCTGATGCGAATATCCACCCACATGCCAGGGTTTCAGAGTTTACTCTTCTCCAGCTAGCATGAAGGACTGAGAAGGATTTAACCAAAGCTACAACACCATTGTAAGTCTtttactttcaaaattaatttcttactTGTTGAGGGAAAGGATAGCTACGAAACATGtacaaaataaagtttatgAATTTTTCCTAGTTTCATACATGGTACTCCATGGCCGATAAGCGAATAAGGAGCTAGCTTTACTTCTGTTCATATGTTCATATGCTTGTTTTTGTATATTATCTCCATTAAACACTTCATTTGGTCTTCTCAAACTTGGTAGAAGTTGGGTATGACTTTGTATTCACTGATGCCATTTGGGCCGGCCTTTTGGTcttacccttattaaattactcCAGCTAGACCAGTTTTATCCGGCCAACGAACCGGTCTATTCCAAGATGCCAtgaaattcaaacaaaaaccCTAGAAGAATATTGGGTAATGAACACATTTGGTGGGCAGCAGGCCTAGAATTCTCGACTGTTGACAACCTGTTGGTGCAACAGTATGAAACCAAAATAAACTACTATGGACTTTTCTTACCAGTTATAAGGCTTGGCTATCACCTTTGACTAGTAGCCATTTTCCTTGATGGTTCCAAGAAGTTGAAATTTGTACATAGATGGGTGATAGGAGATGTTGAAGGTCCCATTGTGAAATCTGTGACAATGATATCAAGGATTGGATACTTTGACCCACCTTTACACATGCGGGGAGGGAGTCCTTTTAATAGAGTACCATCAATGGAAGCTGACTAGCTCACCACTTGTTGGATGAACAGTTGGAGAAGGCATGtgaactcttttctttttttctactcACGGGTCATGCCACTTGGTTCGGTTGGGCACTTGAAAGAAAAGGAGACCCAAATTAATGTGGGATAAGAGACAGAAAGAAGGATGTTATCCAGTTTTGCACACAACTTCAAATTCAAGTTTGCTTTTCCGAATGACCTCACTCGTGAGGTTATTCCAAACTACTCTATATTTACGCCAGTGAGAGTATGCTTGGTAATTGGTATGAGGGTCGGGTCTGACCAACTAATCACTTTTCAGGTCAATCCGAATTTGTACTTGTTTGAATTCTTCTACTAAAATAACTTTTTGTCAAAATTAGAAGTTCTTTTTCAATGTATATAAGAATCCATTCCGTTAATAAAACGTTTTTGCataaataatgaattaaagagaatttaaaaattacGGTCTAGTCTAATTTCCTCGTCgattatatacaaatatatttgaCTTCTAgtataattcaaattatttagtttCTCTATTAAGCCTTTGGGAGGGAGCAATAAAAAGGACAACCGATGAAAACGACTGCTAATG contains these protein-coding regions:
- the LOC100254716 gene encoding phytosulfokine receptor 1: MMGDSVFWVLTVLIVLQVQVVCSQNQTCSSNDLAVLLEFLKGLESGIEGWSENSSSACCGWTGVSCNSSAFLGLSDEENSNRVVGLELGGMRLSGKVPESLGKLDQLRTLNLSSNFFKGSIPASLFHFPKLESLLLKANYFTGSIAVSINLPSIKSLDISQNSLSGSLPGGICQNSTRIQEINFGLNHFSGSIPVGFGNCSWLEHLCLASNLLTGALPEDLFELRRLGRLDLEDNSLSGVLDSRIGNLSSLVDFDISLNGLGGVVPDVFHSFENLQSFSAHSNNFTGQIPYSLANSPTISLLNLRNNSLSGSININCSVMGNLSSLSLASNQFTGSIPNNLPSCRRLKTVNLARNNFSGQIPETFKNFHSLSYLSLSNSSLYNLSSALGILQQCRNLSTLVLTLNFHGEELPGDSSLQFEMLKVLVIANCHLSGSIPHWLRNSTGLQLLDLSWNHLNGTIPEWFGDFVFLFYLDLSNNSFTGEIPKNITGLQGLISREISMEEPSSDFPLFIKRNVSGRGLQYNQVGSLPPTLDLSNNHLTGTIWPEFGNLKKLNVFELKCNNFSGTIPSSLSGMTSVETMDLSHNNLSGTIPDSLVELSFLSKFSVAYNQLTGKIPSGGQFQTFSNSSFEGNAGLCGDHASPCPSDDADDQVPLGSPHGSKRSKGVIIGMSVGIGFGTTFLLALMCLIVLRTTRRGEVDPEKEEADANDKELEQLGSRLVVLFQNKENNKELCIDDLLKSTNNFDQANIIGCGGFGLVYRATLPDGRKVAIKRLSGDCGQMEREFQAEVEALSRAQHPNLVLLQGYCKYKNDRLLIYSYMENSSLDYWLHEKLDGPSSLDWDTRLQIAQGAAMGLAYLHQSCEPHILHRDIKSSNILLDEKFEAHLADFGLARLILPYDTHVTTDLVGTLGYIPPEYGQASVATYKGDVYSFGVVLLELLTGKRPMDMCKPRGCRDLISWVIQMKKEKRESEVFDPFIYDKQHDKELLRVLDIACLCLSECPKIRPSTEQLVSWLNNILM